The Haploplasma axanthum region AGTATTTCATTTGTTTCATTAGTTATTTTATTTATTTTAAAAAGATTAGTTTCTGGTAACATTTCTTCTATTCTATTCTTAGTTATTTCGCTATATGCGTATTTTTGAACTTGAGTTTTTATAGCATCAAATTCAAGTGTCTTGGTTGAAAAGCTCATGCTTCCACCCCATTTCATCATTTTTGTGGTATAATAATTATATACTAAGGAGTAACGATATGAAATACTTTACACTAGTTTTAACCGAAAATGAATTACAACAACTTAAGAATGCTTACAAAAACCATCTTCGTGACTTGAATATTGAACACGTTTCTTTTAGCGCTGTTCATAATAATGTTGAAATAATAGGTTATAACTCCGGTAAACTTATGCTACGTGGTGAAGATATTTCGAAAGAAATAAAACTTGTTAAGAAAATCTTAAATAGAAAAGATTATGAAGCAATTGGCTCTGATGAAGTTGGCACTGGTGATGTGTTCGGTCCAATTACTGTTTGTGCTGCTTATGTAAGTATCTCTGATATTGAGTTTTTAGAATCTTTAAATGTTCGTGATTCAAAATCAGTTACTGACAAATATATTATTGAGAACGCTCCAATGATAGCTAAGAAATTAACACACAGCTTAATAATTTTGAGCCCAGAAAAATATAATAAATTGATTGATGAAGGTTATAACTTAAATAAGATTAAGGCTCATCTTCATAATCAAGCTCTTATTTCTCTAATGGCAAAATTAGAAAGTAAAAATGAAATCCCTGTTATTGTTGATCAGTTTTGTCAGCCACAACTTTATTTCAACTATTTAAAAGATGAAATGCTAGTTTATAGAGATATTACGTTTATTACAAAAGCTGAGAATGTGCATTTATCAGTTGCAGCAGCAGCAATTATTGCTAGATATGCATTTTTATATTCACTTCAAAAATACGGCAAGAAAATTGGTATTTCTCTTGTAAAAGGAGCATCTAAAAATGCAGATATCCAAATTAATGAAATACATCAAAAATTTGGACAACAAACATTATTTAAATTAGTAAAAAAGAATTTTAAGAATGTTACTAAACTAAATCTTTAATTACATCTTTAAAGTATAAGGGCAATTCTGTCTCAAAGGACATTTGCTCTTTTTTTATTGGATGCATAAAACTAATTTTATATGCATGTAAGAATTGACCACTCTTCCCAAATGCTTTTTTAGGTCCATATGT contains the following coding sequences:
- the rnhC gene encoding ribonuclease HIII, with product MKYFTLVLTENELQQLKNAYKNHLRDLNIEHVSFSAVHNNVEIIGYNSGKLMLRGEDISKEIKLVKKILNRKDYEAIGSDEVGTGDVFGPITVCAAYVSISDIEFLESLNVRDSKSVTDKYIIENAPMIAKKLTHSLIILSPEKYNKLIDEGYNLNKIKAHLHNQALISLMAKLESKNEIPVIVDQFCQPQLYFNYLKDEMLVYRDITFITKAENVHLSVAAAAIIARYAFLYSLQKYGKKIGISLVKGASKNADIQINEIHQKFGQQTLFKLVKKNFKNVTKLNL